GAGTCCAGTAGCGCTCCGAAGGGGCCCGCCGTTGCACCCGCCCGCGCAACTATGCCGTCGAGCAAGTCGCACGCGCCGCTCGCGATCAGGAGCACAGCTGACACCTGGAACCAACCCTGTGTCACCGCCACGGCCGCAGCGGCGGCGAACACCAGCGACGTGAGGGTCAGCAGATGGGCGGAGACCCCTGCCTTGGCCAGGCGCGCGCCGAGGTGCACGGCGCTGATGTACACGCCACGGACGACGGGGCAATGCCGCCACGGCGTCCCCGCGAGGCGCGTGGCGCCTATGGCGGAGGCCGACCATGTCGACGCGGTTGCTTGCGATGCGGCGGATGCCATCGTGACCTCCATCAACTGGCTCGCGGGCAAAGCGCTGCGTGCCTGTTGAGTGAATACTTACTAACGTATCACGGTTGGTCAAGCCAGAATCGCGCTGATCTCCAGGCGGCGCACACCGGTGCTGCAGCGGGCCGCACGACCCCGACTGCGTGTTTCGGGCCGCGCTGGGCATCAGTGACGGACGGCTAGTGCTGGACGTGAGCATCCGGTTGGCTGCAAAGTGGCGGGCGCACGCACGCACACAACCGCTGGCACAAGTCGCAGCACGTCAGCAAGAACGACGACGGTTTGGCGACCTTGGAACTGATGATTCGAGCGAGCTCGAGATGCTCGTGCTCTGTTTCGGAAGTGGACGCTGCCCGCCCACTGGCGGCCTGTCCGGCGTGAAATCATCGCCACAGAATCCCAGAGGGCTCCTGGGCACGCCAGCGGGCGCGGCCTGCGATTCGCACCGACGGCTCATGTTTGCCGCCTTGGTCGCCGGCCGGTGATCCGTCAGAGCAGGGCGCGGCTTGGGCATTCGTGTCGCCGGTCTGGCCTCTCGGGTTGCCCCTGGTGCTTGCTTGCAGCAGCAGGGCCAACCACGACGTGACCCTGCTGCGCGGGCAGTGGCGGCACGGTAGGCGACGCCAGCGGCGCGGTGGAAAGCGCGCCCGCCATTCCCGTGCGGTGCGACAGCTCATAGGAGTACGCTCACGTTGGGCGGCGACGGGGCGGGCGCTCCCTGATAGTCTCGTGCCGCATGGCTATCAGACGCAAGACTGTGGCGGAGAGGATCGTTGCTGCGCGCACGGCGGCGGCTGCTCCTGGCGTCCCAGTGTCGTACATCTCGAACGCGGATGCAGGGTCGTTGGCGACGCCAACGCCCTTCGATGGCGAGTGGGCACACTCCACGAACGTGTACGACGAGATCGTCGCCAACGGCTGGAAGCCAGGCCTGGCGAAAAACACCATCTACGGCGCGGCGATCTACCTCTCGCGCAGCAAGTGGGAGCAGAGTCATGCCGCCGTCTTCAAGTGTGTCTTGAATCTCGATGCCGGTGAGGTCATGAGTGAGTTCGCCTCCGAAAGCGGCACGGGCGACACTCAAGATCACGTGCTGTGGCATATCCGAGAGCACGGGGGCATCATCGTCGGTCGTAACGCAAGCGTCGGTTCGTCCACACAGAACCAGCGCATCACGTCCTACTTCAGCAGCCGGGGCATCCGGGCGATTCACTTTCGGGAGCACGGCACGCCCGTGGTGGCGGTCTACGATCCGTCATGCCTTCTCGTTCTCAAGTGAGTGTGTGACCGTGTGACACTCTGCGGCGGCAAGGGCGACGTTTGGCGGCGCTCGCCGCCCCGTTCTGCCGCTTGCGCATGCTTGACTCCACATCCGCCGGCCGCGGGTTGCGGTTCGCGGTTCCGTGCCGTCTAACCCTCCATTCCCGGAAGCGACTCCAAGGGAGGTCACACGGACGTCATCCCCGCGACGACTTTCGATGATGTGGATGCTGGAGCCCAGGGCGCGCCGCTCCCTCCACGTCGCCGTCGCGAGCTACGCCCCCCGACGCGAATGCGGTTTCAACGCCCCGGCAATTGCGCCTACCGCGGCCCGCAGTCCGTGCAGTCGGTCCCCAGCGCGCACAGCGAATACGACGCGCCCGGCCCGCCGTCGTCGCAGGTGCCGTCCGAAGAGTACGTGCACGTGTCGGTGCAGGAGCTCGGAATGACGGAGATGGACAGCGGGATCCCGAAGGAAGCGTCCACGCAGGAGTCCACGGCCGAGCAGCCCTTCGACGTGCAAGCCTGGGCCGCCAGCAGCGTGGCGTCCGAGAAGAATTTCACTGTGCCCAGACAGGTGGCCTTGTCGAACTGCTTGGAGCAGTTGAGCGTGCTCTGTTCGTAGCTATCGCAGAACGCGAGCCCGGCGGAGCTTGGGGCCAGGGCGGCAGTTGCCTGCTTCGAGCAGTCGTCGACCGCCGAACCTGCGAGCACGGTCACGCAGTCCTTTCCCAGGAAGCAGCTGGTCAGAAACTGGAGGTACTCCGGTCGGTACTTCGGCCCCAGAGCGGCGTTCTGGTTGTTGCACTGCGCCGCGCACGTCTGGGTGTCTCTCGAGTTGTCGCACTCGTGGACCCGTGCGCACGTGCTCGAGCAGTACTCCCCGATCGTGCCGCTGGCTCCGCCGCCGCCGGTGCCGCCCCCACCTCCGTCCGTCCCCCCGCTCCCCGCCACGCCGCCGCCACCTCCGCCACCAGAGCACCCGAGCAAGGCCACGCTCAGTGCCACGATCCAGCGCTCGAACATCTCTCTTCCTCCTTCGTACCGGGACCCCTTCTCGACTACCACAGATCGTGGTAGTAACCAGCGCCAATATAGGAACTATTGGTGGCTGTCCGCGGCAGCTCGCCACCGGCATGAGTGCGCCAATGGCGCGAGACCGCGGCACGCTGGTGCGACGAGTGGGCAGCCGGATCCGAGAGCTGCGCGAAGCACGCAACCTCACCCAGGAAGAGCTCGGCGTGCGGGCCGGCTACACCGCCAAGTACGTGTCCGAGATTGAGCGCGGACTGCGTGATCCTCCGCTAAGCACGCTCGATCGCTTGGCCAGCAACGGACTGGCCTGCCAGGTGCAGGATCTCCTCGGCCCAGGCGTTCGGGCCAATCCTGCGCGCGCTAGGCCTCCGGTCGCGTGGCCTCGTGCTGTCCGCAAAATCGCCGACGAGCTCGCGGCGCTGCCACCGAGCACCCGGACTCGCGTCGTCGCTGTCATCCGAGCGGTGATGGCGCTGGCGCGGGGCATGTAGCCGAGACCCATCAATTGCGAGCTTGGTGTGCGCTTGAAGGGGTTGGGGTAGGGGGTCTGTTGGCTTGGCGCGAGCACGTACGGTGCGACCGAAGTCGGCGCGAGCGAAAAGGCTGGCGACGCTGGGCGCTCGGCTGCCGCCTCTACGAACCGCACACATGACCGTTTGTGTGGACGCATTCATCAGGAACCGGGACGGACACATCGTGCTGCCCGAACGGCCAGGGGGCGGCAGCCAGTTGTGGCGTTCGCGGCGTTTCACATCCACGCGACGCATGAGGTGCAGCTGCCCGCGCGCCGCTGGTCTTCCCTCACGTTTATCGCGGGGTGACGGCGCGCACGAACGCCATGCGATCGAGAAGGACTGGAACGATCCGGAGGTCCTCATTCTGGACTTCGCCGGTGTTCGAATTGCATCGGTCTCGTTCTTCGACGAAGCCTTGGGGCTGACGGCGCCGAAGCACGATCTAGGAATCCTGATGCTCCATGTGAAGGTCGAGAACGTCGACCCCGCTGACCGCACGTTGTTGAACCGGATTGTCCTGGCGAGAGCAAGAGAGCGAGGCTTCGGCGGCGAGGAAGACGCGGACGTTCGTTGACCCCGTTGGCCTGGGGACCTGCCGGGTGGGTTCGGCGTGAGCACGGTGGACGCTGTGCTGTGGAAGTGAGCGACGTTCCCCGAGGTCCGAGGGCGATTGAGCTGCCACGCGAAGCTATCGTCAGGATCGCGCGAAGGTTAGTCACCGTCATCGCAAATCGCGAGGATCTCCCGATCAGAGACGTACCCTGTCTCGAACCTGCGTGTTGAACGCGAGACTGAGGGGACGATGCCCCCCGGCGGTCCTTGTGCAACGCGGAAAAGACCTGGTCGGGATGGTCGAACCGTTTGAGGGAGAGGTCCGAGGTGTAGCCGAGAGCTGCACGTAGCCAATCGAGAGGTTGTGCATCGACAGCGCGATGAGCACGAGTCCCGGTACGGCGCCGTGCACTGTGATGCCCGCATCGGTCGCGTTCTCCCGCCGGACGGCGGCTTCGTCGGTGGCATTCTCGAGGGATTGCTTCAACGCCGCGCCGTGAGCCGGACGACTCGCCGGCGCGGGGAGCTTCTTCGCCTCGATCTTGCGGCGATGCGGGGTGTATCTCTCCACCGTCGGGTTACCCGGCACGATGATGTGGCGACGGTTCCGCGGAGATGCCATCGGTCAGCCCCCGTCAGCGGCTATGCGTGCGCGCTCTGCCGTTCCCTCAGGGCGGCGACCAGCTCTTGACTACGAACCTTGGTGGTTTGCTCGAGGATGGCGTTCTTCGCCGCCTGCTCACAAGCGTGAGTGATCTCAGCGTGACTGAGAGCCTCTGCTGCCTTGGCTGCTGCTGCCCAATCAACTGCCGACGTGTCCAGCAGACCGAGCCGTGCGCGCATCACCTGCAATGCGACGTCTTCCGACGGAAGCCGGTACTCGAGCACGCCGTCGAAACGGCGGAATAGGGCACGATCCAGTAGCTTCGCGTGGTTGGTGGCTCCGACGATGAGACTGTCGGACTCGTCCATCTCCAAGAACTGAAGAAAGGAGTTCAATACGCGGCGAATCTCTCCGACATCGTTGCCGGTGCCTCGTTGGCCGCCGAGAGCGTCGAACTCATCGAACAAGTACACCCCGCGGGTGGACTGAATGGCATCGAAGACGATCCGCAGTTTCGCCGCTGTTTCACCCATGTACTTGGTGATGAGCCCGTCCAGCTGGATGGTGAACAACGGGAGGCCGAGCTCGCCGGCCAGGGCGGCCGCGGTCATGGTCTTGCCCGTTCCAGGAGGACCGACCAGGAGCAGCTTCCGTAGCGGTGCGAATCCGTGCCCGCGAATGCGCTCGCGTTGGCGTTGCTCGACCAGCACGCGCTCTATGCGTTGGTGCAGGTCTTCCTCCAGCGCCATGTCCGCAAGGCGGGTCTTCGGGTAGCCCACCGTCAACAGGCCGGCCAGCTCGCCGCGCGGTTGGGCCAGTGGGACCGGCTTCGGGACCTGCAACGCTGCCGCGGCCGCGGCGCGTTGTTTCGCGCGATCAACCAGTTGCCGCAGCTCCTGGGCGAACTTGCCGTGTCCGTTGCGGGCTGCTTGCGCGGCGACCTGCATGGCGATGGCGTAGAAGCGACTGTCGTCGCCCTCTGCGTGGCTCCGAATCAGAGCCTTGATTTGGTCGGCCTTGGCCATGGTGCTTTCAGATGGTTCTACAACGGTCCAGGTCTGACGCTCCAGCATTGCCTTCGAATTTCCAACCAGTAGACGCCACCCCCTTCACCTCTTGGCGGACACCGTCCCCACCCACGTCACGCCCTTCATCGCCCCGAGCTTCCACGCTTCGGTCAGCTCGTCCCGGGCGAGCCTCACCAGCCCGTCGCCGGCTGGGTCGGCCAGCGTGAGCTCGGTCAGGTCGTGGTCGTCCAAGATAGCGACGTACCGACGCTCGACCTTGGTCTTCATGACGCGGCCGATTCTGAGTAGCTGGACCCATCGGTCCGAGTGTAGCTCGAACGGATCGAAGGGGAGGTTCATCGGTCTGCTGAAGAACATGCCGTTGGCGTCGCCGAGTCGCTGAAGATCACCGTCCTTGAGTCCACCTCGGACCAAGTGAGCCTCGACACGCTGCCTGATTTTGCCGTCGGTGATTTCCTCAACGAGCAGCTCGGCCTCCGATCCGGGCGCGAGAACGCCGAGCTTCACCGCCGCCAGGTGCAGCAGGACCAGGCCGGATCTCGATGCAGGGATGCCGCGCGGGATCACCACGTCGGGAACGACCCGGGAAAGCTCGGCCTCGGCGAGATAAACGATGTGATCGACGACGGCTTCGATCTTGAAGCTGCCGTCGATCTTTCGTGGCCACGTGCGCGACGACTTCCGCGCGGATCCGTGGACGGTGATCACATCGGGGGCGTGGCCCAAGTCGCTGACACGCGGATCACCAGGCAGGTCAACGCGGCAGCCTCGCAAGGCTCGGTCACGGAGGCGAAAACGAAGGACCGGCAGGCCGCGTTCCAGCCGAAGAAACCGTTCTTCGAGGGGGACGCCGCGGGCTTTCGCTTCGGCGAGGATGAGGTCGCGGAGCTGACAAGGCTCCGCATCAA
This portion of the Polyangiaceae bacterium genome encodes:
- a CDS encoding helix-turn-helix domain-containing protein translates to MARDRGTLVRRVGSRIRELREARNLTQEELGVRAGYTAKYVSEIERGLRDPPLSTLDRLASNGLACQVQDLLGPGVRANPARARPPVAWPRAVRKIADELAALPPSTRTRVVAVIRAVMALARGM
- a CDS encoding STAS-like domain-containing protein — its product is MTVCVDAFIRNRDGHIVLPERPGGGSQLWRSRRFTSTRRMRCSCPRAAGLPSRLSRGDGAHERHAIEKDWNDPEVLILDFAGVRIASVSFFDEALGLTAPKHDLGILMLHVKVENVDPADRTLLNRIVLARARERGFGGEEDADVR
- a CDS encoding ATP-binding protein, which gives rise to MAKADQIKALIRSHAEGDDSRFYAIAMQVAAQAARNGHGKFAQELRQLVDRAKQRAAAAAALQVPKPVPLAQPRGELAGLLTVGYPKTRLADMALEEDLHQRIERVLVEQRQRERIRGHGFAPLRKLLLVGPPGTGKTMTAAALAGELGLPLFTIQLDGLITKYMGETAAKLRIVFDAIQSTRGVYLFDEFDALGGQRGTGNDVGEIRRVLNSFLQFLEMDESDSLIVGATNHAKLLDRALFRRFDGVLEYRLPSEDVALQVMRARLGLLDTSAVDWAAAAKAAEALSHAEITHACEQAAKNAILEQTTKVRSQELVAALRERQSAHA